One window of Leptotrichia sp. oral taxon 498 genomic DNA carries:
- a CDS encoding potassium channel family protein, translating into MAGYLVIGAGKFGRSIAKTLYNHNETVLVIDKNEELTQQIIDDGIVGEAVSFDVTEENSLKKVVSSDDFEVAFICIEGSLQTSALVTVMLKELGIKTIICKAITKIEGKILEKIGAKKVVFPDESVGRELAFEFLKPDVTEHLKFSEKYRIFEFKAPKKIIGKSLIELNLRKKYEMNVIGIKRKGEELRISLLPDEKILENDMLLVVVNVEKMIQFNREYLGN; encoded by the coding sequence ATGGCAGGATATTTAGTTATAGGAGCGGGAAAATTTGGAAGAAGTATTGCAAAGACGCTTTATAATCACAACGAAACTGTGCTTGTAATCGATAAAAATGAAGAACTTACACAGCAGATAATAGATGACGGAATTGTTGGAGAAGCGGTTTCTTTTGATGTAACAGAAGAAAATTCTCTAAAAAAAGTGGTGAGCAGTGATGATTTTGAAGTGGCTTTTATTTGCATTGAAGGAAGTTTGCAAACAAGCGCATTAGTTACAGTTATGTTAAAGGAGCTGGGCATAAAAACAATTATTTGTAAAGCTATTACAAAAATTGAAGGAAAAATTTTAGAAAAAATTGGAGCGAAAAAAGTTGTATTTCCTGATGAAAGTGTTGGAAGAGAATTAGCTTTTGAATTTTTAAAGCCAGATGTGACAGAGCATTTGAAATTTTCTGAAAAATATAGGATTTTTGAATTTAAAGCGCCTAAAAAAATTATTGGAAAAAGTCTTATCGAGCTGAATTTAAGGAAAAAATATGAAATGAATGTAATTGGAATAAAAAGAAAAGGCGAAGAACTGAGAATATCGCTTTTGCCAGATGAAAAAATTTTGGAAAATGATATGCTTTTGGTCGTTGTAAATGTTGAAAAAATGATACAGTTTAATAGGGAATATCTAGGGAATTAG
- a CDS encoding 4Fe-4S dicluster domain-containing protein: MSIVIDPLKCIGCTKCTQVCPGTLIEMTDLKMDNKKAVMKYPKDCWGCVSCVKECPVQAISFFLGADIGGNGSTMVTKEKGDILSWIIEKRDGTTQVIDINRKDANKY; this comes from the coding sequence ATGAGCATAGTAATTGATCCATTAAAGTGTATAGGCTGCACAAAATGCACACAAGTCTGTCCAGGAACTTTGATAGAAATGACTGATTTAAAAATGGATAATAAAAAAGCGGTTATGAAATATCCAAAAGACTGCTGGGGCTGCGTTTCATGCGTAAAAGAATGTCCAGTGCAAGCAATTTCATTTTTTTTAGGAGCTGACATCGGAGGAAATGGAAGTACAATGGTAACGAAGGAAAAAGGCGATATTCTGAGCTGGATAATTGAAAAAAGGGATGGTACAACTCAAGTGATTGACATCAATAGAAAAGATGCAAATAAATATTAG
- a CDS encoding sulfate/molybdate ABC transporter ATP-binding protein, which produces MYVELKDVNKMYNDYKASNDINLGIKKGKLVALLGPSGSGKSTILRMIAGLETPDSGEIIIDKKVVNDISPSKRGIGFVFQNYALFRYMTVFDNIAFGLKIMKEKKSVIKERVKKLMKLVNIENLGDRYPNQLSGGQRQRVAFARALAPNPELLLLDEPFAAIDAKVRQELRNWLRKTIDKVGITSIFVTHDQEEAIEVADEIIVTNKGRIEQVGSPKEIYSNPKTAFVAKFMGNPIELESINKFKGFEHLENNSKAIIRAENVTIIKNGERFRYSASTEKGVVEYTLFRGKEVEVGVRVNGILIKGNRKIEEDAVFNNEEVNVYIYRAFVFDNDEKVKILENANTRNQNDVVI; this is translated from the coding sequence ATGTATGTTGAATTAAAAGATGTGAATAAGATGTACAATGACTACAAAGCGTCAAATGACATCAATTTAGGAATAAAAAAAGGAAAATTAGTAGCATTGTTAGGACCTTCTGGAAGTGGAAAGTCAACAATTTTGCGAATGATTGCGGGACTTGAAACTCCTGATTCAGGAGAGATAATCATTGACAAAAAAGTTGTAAATGATATTTCACCAAGCAAAAGAGGAATTGGCTTTGTGTTTCAAAATTATGCGCTTTTTCGGTATATGACTGTTTTTGACAATATTGCGTTTGGACTAAAAATTATGAAGGAAAAAAAAAGTGTCATAAAAGAGAGAGTTAAAAAACTTATGAAACTTGTAAATATTGAAAATTTGGGAGATCGTTATCCAAATCAGCTGTCTGGTGGACAAAGACAAAGAGTGGCTTTTGCAAGGGCATTAGCACCAAATCCAGAACTTCTTTTGTTAGACGAGCCTTTCGCTGCAATTGATGCCAAAGTTAGACAGGAGCTTAGAAACTGGCTTCGCAAAACCATTGACAAAGTTGGAATTACGAGTATTTTTGTGACACACGACCAAGAAGAAGCGATAGAAGTTGCTGATGAAATAATTGTCACAAATAAAGGGAGAATTGAGCAAGTGGGTTCTCCCAAAGAAATTTACAGTAATCCAAAAACTGCATTTGTGGCAAAATTTATGGGAAATCCGATTGAGCTTGAGAGCATAAATAAATTTAAGGGATTTGAACATTTGGAAAATAATTCAAAAGCGATAATTAGAGCAGAAAATGTTACGATTATAAAAAATGGGGAGCGATTTAGATATTCGGCTTCGACTGAAAAAGGGGTTGTGGAATATACACTTTTTCGTGGAAAAGAAGTAGAAGTTGGAGTTAGAGTTAACGGGATTCTAATAAAAGGGAATAGAAAAATTGAAGAAGATGCGGTTTTCAATAATGAAGAAGTGAATGTATATATTTATCGTGCTTTTGTTTTTGATAATGACGAAAAAGTGAAAATTTTGGAAAATGCAAATACTCGAAATCAAAACGATGTCGTAATTTAA
- a CDS encoding carbohydrate porin — protein sequence MKKRLLLALTAFLLACTFVNAETLEERVDRLERELRETKEELQKQIAEKQAPAPVVAEAPALDISKLTDGFEFHGYGRAGLLINQNGDKGSSFKVQDEGFAQKYRLGNEDDTYAELELVKKFDVNGAKGSVHYMFSTKSGAGDEYKTWTSGSSTNPGSENDSFKTRQFYVDITPNDGATYWAGKRYYAREDIHINDYYIRNYSGTGAGIQNIKLGSGAADVALIANDPSDHPEYTLHSRYSVGPWAFELAGHTMKSDSIDKDITEWGAQGSVSYSLPGFYGLKDKGSSKIVLQGGKGLGSGSGLGSATAWGDTRKDAYSVNLVTYGQANLSDRWQIMPELGYRYDKNFGGKKDQKQQWVTTGIRVVNPITQHFAMQYETGLDYVKVDKGNTNYDSGLFKLTVAPTLKLDTDNFWGRPEIRAFVTYGHGLGDKKFIRVDSDGKERNKGVQFGVQTEVWF from the coding sequence ATGAAAAAAAGGCTATTACTGGCTCTAACAGCGTTTTTACTGGCTTGTACATTTGTAAATGCAGAAACACTTGAAGAAAGAGTGGATAGACTTGAAAGAGAACTAAGAGAAACTAAAGAAGAATTACAAAAACAAATTGCTGAAAAACAAGCTCCTGCTCCAGTTGTAGCAGAAGCTCCAGCATTAGACATATCAAAATTAACTGATGGATTTGAATTTCACGGTTATGGAAGAGCAGGACTTCTTATAAATCAAAATGGAGATAAAGGAAGCTCATTCAAAGTTCAAGATGAAGGATTTGCTCAAAAATATAGATTAGGTAATGAAGATGACACTTATGCTGAATTAGAATTGGTTAAAAAATTTGATGTAAATGGAGCAAAAGGTTCAGTTCACTATATGTTTTCAACAAAATCAGGTGCAGGAGACGAATATAAAACATGGACTTCAGGAAGTTCAACAAATCCAGGTTCTGAAAACGATTCATTTAAAACTAGACAATTTTATGTTGATATAACTCCAAATGATGGAGCTACTTATTGGGCAGGAAAAAGATATTATGCAAGAGAAGATATTCATATAAATGACTATTATATTAGAAACTATTCAGGAACAGGTGCAGGAATTCAAAATATTAAACTTGGTTCTGGAGCAGCTGATGTTGCATTAATTGCAAACGATCCTAGCGATCATCCTGAATATACACTTCATTCAAGATATTCAGTAGGACCATGGGCTTTTGAACTAGCAGGACACACAATGAAATCAGATTCTATAGATAAAGATATAACTGAATGGGGAGCACAAGGTTCTGTAAGTTATAGCCTGCCTGGTTTTTATGGATTAAAGGACAAAGGATCTTCTAAAATAGTTCTTCAAGGTGGTAAAGGACTTGGTTCTGGAAGTGGACTTGGAAGTGCTACTGCTTGGGGAGATACTAGAAAAGACGCTTACTCTGTGAATTTAGTGACATACGGTCAAGCAAATCTTTCAGACAGATGGCAAATTATGCCTGAATTAGGTTATAGATACGATAAAAATTTTGGTGGAAAAAAAGATCAAAAACAACAATGGGTAACAACTGGAATAAGAGTTGTCAATCCAATTACACAACATTTTGCTATGCAATATGAAACAGGACTGGACTATGTGAAAGTTGATAAAGGAAATACAAACTACGACAGCGGACTATTCAAATTAACAGTTGCTCCAACTTTGAAACTTGACACGGATAATTTCTGGGGAAGACCTGAAATTAGAGCATTTGTAACTTATGGACATGGATTGGGAGATAAGAAATTTATAAGAGTTGATTCGGATGGAAAAGAGCGTAATAAAGGTGTTCAGTTTGGAGTTCAAACAGAAGTTTGGTTCTAA
- a CDS encoding nitrite/sulfite reductase — protein MKLNDFKEIENYQKEREKKELDFILNLTQESFEDKEKEKEWNKLRTSFALYTEGRIKDTYMTRPRFFESKIDIEDFEYLLDVVQKYCDGRLHLTTRQDFQLHGMKKENLPKILEVISKRGFFTKATCGDSTRAVITPETTGFEEEVFDVSPHARIVTDYILNGREFMHLPRKYKIAFSNKEENSLYVKINDIGFQAVIQDGKKGFRVYVGGGIGPISTNSIVLREFIEEDEFLYYIHAIRNVFNDHGNRKIRARARLRYVLLNLGEEKFLELCNEYISNFYAEKGDSLKIYTRKLLEEREILDREKELEKIKIFSSEENTDESIKNDEFLKNEKNIVAGKYKGEYGYYLRPARGNIYKEDGEKLIEFVKNLDYKVELKLTSFQSILVRGLKKEDVLKLKEIMSEYYGGNEFYSSYSCIGSTTCNVGILDTPPILDYIFEFFDNDEKRELTNYLPQIKVTGCPNSCATPQIARLGFSGRRKKDGEYFAIFARGEFSGKTVKLNENLGEIKANKIPYFLEDIANIIKNENIEFEKFANEDRFLGLIEDYKEIEVKNVDFNEFRKIDAEKAW, from the coding sequence ATGAAATTGAATGATTTTAAGGAAATTGAAAACTATCAGAAAGAGAGAGAGAAAAAAGAGCTGGATTTTATTTTAAATCTGACTCAAGAATCTTTTGAAGACAAGGAAAAAGAAAAGGAGTGGAATAAACTTAGAACTTCGTTTGCACTTTATACCGAAGGTAGGATTAAAGATACTTATATGACAAGACCTCGATTTTTTGAAAGTAAAATAGACATTGAAGACTTTGAATATTTATTAGACGTTGTGCAAAAATATTGTGATGGAAGACTTCATCTTACAACTAGACAAGATTTTCAGCTACACGGAATGAAAAAAGAAAATTTACCAAAAATTTTGGAGGTTATTTCAAAAAGAGGATTTTTTACAAAAGCGACTTGCGGAGATTCAACCAGAGCTGTAATTACTCCCGAAACAACTGGATTTGAAGAAGAAGTTTTTGACGTTTCGCCTCATGCTAGAATTGTTACTGACTACATTTTAAACGGTCGCGAATTTATGCACTTACCGAGAAAATATAAAATTGCTTTTTCAAATAAAGAAGAAAATTCACTTTATGTGAAAATAAATGACATTGGTTTTCAAGCGGTTATTCAAGACGGGAAAAAAGGATTTAGAGTGTATGTTGGCGGAGGAATTGGACCAATTTCGACTAATTCGATTGTTTTAAGGGAATTTATTGAAGAAGACGAATTTTTGTATTATATTCATGCAATAAGAAATGTGTTTAATGACCATGGAAATCGTAAAATTCGTGCTAGAGCAAGACTTCGTTATGTTTTGCTAAATTTAGGGGAAGAGAAATTCTTGGAATTGTGTAACGAATATATTTCTAATTTTTATGCAGAAAAAGGGGACAGCCTTAAAATTTATACGAGAAAATTGCTTGAAGAAAGAGAAATTTTGGATAGAGAAAAAGAATTAGAAAAAATAAAAATATTTTCTAGTGAAGAAAATACGGATGAAAGTATTAAAAACGACGAATTCTTGAAAAATGAAAAAAATATCGTGGCAGGAAAGTATAAAGGAGAATACGGATATTATTTAAGACCTGCGAGAGGAAATATTTATAAGGAAGATGGAGAAAAATTAATTGAATTTGTAAAAAATTTGGATTACAAAGTTGAATTGAAACTTACAAGTTTTCAAAGTATTTTGGTTCGTGGACTTAAAAAAGAAGATGTATTAAAATTAAAAGAAATTATGAGCGAATATTACGGAGGAAATGAATTTTACAGTTCATATTCTTGTATTGGGAGTACGACTTGTAATGTTGGAATTTTGGATACTCCGCCAATTTTGGACTACATTTTTGAATTTTTTGACAACGATGAAAAAAGAGAGCTTACAAATTATTTGCCACAAATAAAAGTTACTGGATGTCCAAATTCTTGTGCAACTCCGCAAATCGCTAGACTTGGTTTTAGTGGAAGAAGAAAAAAAGATGGGGAATATTTTGCAATTTTTGCAAGGGGAGAATTTAGTGGAAAAACTGTTAAACTTAATGAAAATTTGGGAGAAATAAAAGCAAATAAAATACCATATTTTCTTGAAGATATTGCAAATATTATAAAAAATGAAAATATTGAATTTGAAAAATTTGCAAATGAAGATAGATTTCTTGGATTAATTGAAGATTACAAAGAAATTGAAGTAAAAAATGTTGATTTTAACGAATTTCGTAAAATTGATGCCGAAAAGGCTTGGTAG
- a CDS encoding adenylyl-sulfate reductase subunit alpha: MLKVKELETDVLIIGGGTAGCYAAVTISKNSDLSVLVVEKANIKRSGCLAAGINAINAYNVKGRVPQDYVDYTIKDANGIVRKDLVLTAANRFNEITAEVEKLGLVILKDANGEYVNRGNRNIKINGENFKPILANAVKKSKNVKVLNTVNITDLITENGEIKGAVGFSIIENAAYKILAKKVIVATGGASGLYKPNNPGFSRHKMWYPPFNTGAGYAMGIKAGAEMTTFEMRFIALRCKDTIAPTGTIAQGVGAKQVNSRGFVYEDKYGITTSERVYGTVKENQLGNGPCYLKTSGITDEESKSLLKAYLNMAPSQTLKWIESGKNPNEQDVEIQGTEPYIVGGHTASGFWINTNRETTVKGLYAAGDVAGGFPQKYVTGALAEGEIAALDVISKINLENEKNKENQNFSEQSEKIIKEYENILNFEKNKINEFSIEDLEEGMQKVMDEYAGGISTNYQFNEKQLKLADEKISQLIELSKGAKAEDMHDLMFAYELKDRLLVCKSLIAHLLYRKETRWHTFNENLDHPKMDEKFFKYVNSKLINDKLEVFTREIVKEDFYEHSN, translated from the coding sequence GTGCTAAAAGTAAAAGAACTTGAAACGGATGTGCTAATTATCGGGGGTGGAACAGCTGGTTGCTATGCGGCTGTAACAATTAGCAAAAACTCTGATTTATCGGTGCTTGTTGTAGAAAAAGCGAATATTAAAAGAAGCGGATGTCTTGCAGCTGGAATCAATGCCATTAATGCGTATAATGTGAAAGGCAGGGTACCGCAAGATTATGTAGATTACACGATAAAAGATGCAAATGGAATTGTGAGAAAAGATTTGGTTTTAACCGCTGCAAATAGATTCAACGAAATTACGGCTGAGGTTGAAAAATTAGGACTTGTAATTTTGAAAGATGCAAACGGGGAATATGTCAACCGTGGAAATAGAAATATTAAAATAAATGGAGAAAATTTTAAACCGATACTTGCCAATGCTGTGAAAAAGTCTAAAAATGTAAAAGTATTAAATACTGTAAATATAACAGACTTAATCACAGAAAATGGCGAAATTAAAGGAGCGGTAGGTTTTTCTATAATAGAAAATGCGGCTTATAAAATTTTAGCAAAAAAAGTGATTGTTGCGACAGGAGGAGCTTCTGGACTTTATAAGCCAAATAATCCAGGCTTTTCCAGACATAAAATGTGGTATCCGCCATTTAACACGGGTGCTGGATATGCAATGGGAATAAAAGCTGGAGCAGAGATGACAACTTTTGAAATGAGATTTATTGCGCTTAGATGTAAAGACACGATTGCACCAACTGGAACGATTGCACAGGGAGTTGGAGCAAAGCAAGTAAACTCAAGAGGCTTTGTATATGAGGATAAATACGGAATTACAACGAGTGAGCGGGTTTATGGAACAGTTAAGGAAAATCAGCTGGGAAATGGTCCATGTTATTTAAAGACGAGTGGAATTACCGATGAAGAAAGTAAAAGTTTGTTAAAAGCGTATTTAAATATGGCGCCAAGTCAGACGCTTAAATGGATAGAGAGCGGGAAAAATCCAAATGAGCAGGATGTTGAAATTCAAGGAACAGAGCCTTACATAGTTGGAGGACACACAGCGAGTGGATTTTGGATAAATACGAATAGAGAGACGACTGTAAAAGGTCTTTATGCAGCAGGAGATGTAGCTGGAGGCTTTCCACAAAAATATGTCACAGGAGCATTGGCAGAAGGGGAAATTGCTGCACTTGACGTAATTTCAAAGATAAATTTGGAAAATGAAAAAAATAAAGAAAATCAAAATTTTTCTGAACAATCTGAGAAAATAATAAAAGAATATGAAAATATTTTAAATTTTGAGAAAAATAAGATAAATGAATTTTCAATAGAAGATTTGGAAGAGGGAATGCAAAAAGTGATGGACGAATACGCTGGAGGAATTTCTACAAATTATCAGTTTAATGAAAAACAGTTAAAATTGGCGGATGAAAAAATTTCTCAGCTAATCGAACTTTCAAAAGGTGCAAAAGCGGAAGATATGCATGATTTGATGTTTGCATATGAATTAAAAGATAGACTTTTAGTTTGTAAGTCATTAATTGCACATTTGCTTTACCGAAAAGAGACGAGATGGCACACATTTAATGAAAATTTGGATCATCCAAAAATGGACGAGAAATTTTTTAAATATGTTAATTCAAAATTGATAAATGATAAGTTGGAAGTTTTTACAAGAGAAATAGTGAAGGAGGATTTCTATGAGCATAGTAATTGA
- the cysD gene encoding sulfate adenylyltransferase subunit CysD, producing MKELSHLDELEAEAIYIIREVAAECENPVMLYSIGKDSSVMLHLAMKAFYPEKPPFPFLHVNTTWKFREMIEFRDRRAKELGIEMLEYINPEGVEKNINPFDHGSSFTDIMKTQALKQALNKYGFTAAFGGGRRDEEKSRAKERIFSFRNSNQAWDPKNQRPEMWKLYNTEINKGESIRVFPISNWTEKDIWEYIKRENIPIVSLYSAKERPVVKRGSNLIMVDDERMRLNDGEVPEMKMVRFRTLGDYPLSGAVESNAVTLEEIIDETLSSVESERTSRVIDSDNGAGSMEKRKREGYF from the coding sequence ATGAAAGAATTATCTCATTTAGATGAATTAGAAGCAGAAGCGATATATATCATAAGAGAAGTAGCGGCGGAATGTGAAAATCCAGTTATGCTTTACTCAATTGGAAAAGACAGTTCTGTTATGCTGCATTTGGCAATGAAGGCATTTTATCCAGAAAAACCGCCATTTCCGTTTTTACATGTGAACACGACTTGGAAATTTCGAGAGATGATAGAGTTTCGAGATAGGAGGGCAAAAGAGTTGGGGATTGAGATGCTTGAATACATTAATCCTGAAGGCGTTGAAAAAAATATCAATCCTTTTGACCACGGCTCGTCTTTTACAGACATAATGAAAACTCAGGCGTTAAAACAAGCACTTAATAAATATGGATTTACTGCCGCATTTGGTGGTGGAAGAAGAGATGAAGAAAAAAGTCGGGCAAAAGAGAGAATTTTTTCATTTAGAAATTCAAATCAGGCTTGGGATCCAAAAAATCAAAGACCTGAGATGTGGAAACTTTATAATACTGAAATAAATAAAGGGGAAAGTATCCGTGTTTTTCCAATTTCAAATTGGACTGAAAAAGATATTTGGGAATACATAAAAAGAGAAAATATACCAATAGTTTCGCTTTATTCAGCAAAGGAAAGACCTGTTGTAAAAAGAGGATCAAATTTAATTATGGTGGATGACGAGCGAATGAGATTAAATGACGGAGAAGTTCCTGAAATGAAAATGGTAAGATTTAGAACGCTTGGAGATTACCCGCTTTCAGGTGCTGTTGAATCAAATGCCGTAACTTTGGAAGAAATAATAGATGAAACATTAAGTTCGGTGGAATCAGAGCGTACAAGCCGTGTCATTGACAGCGATAACGGTGCTGGAAGCATGGAAAAAAGAAAAAGAGAGGGGTATTTTTAA
- a CDS encoding TrkH family potassium uptake protein, which yields MFLKNKSFSPYMTILLSFMVVTILGGILLSLPISMRYGKSVKLIDGFFIATSAICVTGLSSIDIGSVYNIFGQMVILVLIQLGGLGVITFTSVIIIMISKKIGYYTKKIVQEDINIDTTFKIEEYVKKVIFSVIIIEFIGTVILFFEFIKKFGFLKAVYYSFFHSVSAFCNAGFSLFSDNLYGFKNSFIINMTIPLLIFLGGIGFSTILNCYNVLRKKEKRLTSTTKLSIKISIFLVIIGMIAMLILEYSNKSTIGNLSFGQKLEASFFQSVTTRTAGFNTISILGLKRSTSLLFVILMFIGASPGSTGGGIKTTTIGLIILGTLATLKNKDTIEYDKRSVSWRIYSKAITVLFISLIYTTICVFLLILFERNKNLLDLVFEVFSAFGTVGLSRNLTPSLADISKFILIVTMFVGRVGPLTIALALSKSNLKKGRYTYPQENILIG from the coding sequence ATGTTTTTAAAAAATAAATCTTTTTCGCCATATATGACAATATTGCTCTCATTTATGGTAGTTACAATTTTAGGTGGGATTTTGTTGTCTTTGCCAATTTCTATGAGGTATGGTAAAAGTGTGAAATTGATTGACGGATTTTTTATAGCAACTTCAGCTATTTGTGTGACAGGGCTTTCCAGTATTGATATAGGCAGCGTTTATAATATTTTTGGGCAAATGGTGATTTTAGTATTGATCCAGCTTGGAGGGCTTGGAGTTATAACATTCACCTCAGTTATAATCATTATGATTTCCAAAAAAATTGGGTATTACACGAAAAAAATCGTTCAGGAAGATATAAATATTGACACGACTTTTAAAATCGAAGAATATGTGAAAAAAGTTATTTTTTCTGTAATTATCATTGAATTTATCGGAACTGTTATTTTATTTTTTGAATTTATAAAAAAATTTGGTTTTTTAAAAGCAGTTTATTATTCTTTCTTTCATTCTGTTTCGGCTTTCTGTAATGCGGGATTTTCACTATTTTCAGATAATTTATACGGATTTAAAAATAGTTTTATAATAAATATGACGATTCCGCTTCTGATATTTTTGGGTGGAATTGGATTTTCAACGATTTTAAATTGTTATAATGTTTTGCGGAAAAAAGAAAAAAGATTGACTTCAACAACTAAATTAAGTATTAAAATATCTATTTTCTTAGTAATAATAGGAATGATTGCGATGTTAATTTTGGAATATTCCAATAAAAGTACAATTGGAAATTTATCTTTTGGACAAAAATTGGAAGCATCATTTTTTCAAAGTGTAACGACGAGAACAGCAGGATTTAATACAATTTCAATTTTGGGTCTAAAGAGGTCAACTTCACTATTATTTGTTATTCTTATGTTTATTGGAGCTTCCCCTGGATCAACTGGTGGCGGAATAAAGACTACAACGATTGGACTTATAATTTTAGGAACTTTAGCGACATTAAAAAATAAAGATACGATTGAATATGATAAAAGAAGCGTAAGCTGGAGGATCTACAGTAAAGCAATAACTGTATTATTCATTTCACTTATTTATACGACAATTTGTGTATTTTTATTGATTTTATTTGAAAGGAATAAGAATCTTTTGGATTTGGTTTTTGAAGTGTTTTCAGCGTTTGGAACAGTTGGACTTTCAAGAAATTTGACTCCAAGCCTTGCGGACATTTCAAAATTTATACTTATAGTTACGATGTTTGTTGGAAGAGTTGGTCCACTTACAATTGCTTTGGCATTATCGAAGTCAAATTTAAAAAAAGGACGTTACACTTATCCACAGGAAAATATTTTAATAGGATAA